A portion of the Cryptomeria japonica chromosome 5, Sugi_1.0, whole genome shotgun sequence genome contains these proteins:
- the LOC131035291 gene encoding lectin-4: MAVSTLTVVTVSVIFHFFVSEISPLDAKNVQVSFELNASSRDRIACDADAKFVSGTLQLTNGRKANETQGSAGRAVYKETIPLWDASAKAVADFTTHFQFQINSTDYGSALGDGFAFFMAPREMGYKVSFRGEGGYLGLFDSDSDGSPSSKLTAVEFDTYKTSPWDADDNHFGIDVNTINSTATRHLDEKLNGGEIWDAQIDYHGRENMLEVLASCRCKHKGPWKSSHKIDLTRYLPEDIVVGFSAAASISSEVYRLLSWNFTSTISRREREFSWKVTVAIDFITSLVITSLISFIIYYKKRCRPTSDSMEDQPESDMEADIDMALDHIPRKFTYEELSAGPNSQEMRVFRALQHLLPLWRPHQQTQVLPNNRKAGSEL; encoded by the exons ATGGCTGTTAGTACCCTTACAGTAGTTACTGTTTCTGTGATATTTCATTTTTTCGTATCAGAAATTTCACCTCTCGATGCAAAAAATGTCCAAGTTAGCTTTGAATTGAATGCTTCCAGTAGAGATCGTATTGCATGTGATGCAGATGCAAAATTTGTATCTGGTACATTACAACTTACAAATGGCAGGAAGGCTAATGAAACCCAGGGAAGTGCAGGGAGAGCCGTATATAAGGAAACGATTCCTCTATGGGACGCTTCTGCTAAAGCGGTTGCCGACTTTACCACACATTTTCAATTCCAAATTAATTCGACTGATTACGGATCTGCTCTTGGGGATGGATTTGCTTTTTTCATGGCGCCTAGGGAAATGGGTTATAAGGTATCATTCAGAGGAGAGGGCGGATATCTTGGCCTTTTTGACTCCGACAGTGACGGCAGCCCATCTAGCAAACTTACAGCTGTTGAATTCGACACATATAAAACTTCACCATGGGATGCAGACGACAAccactttggaattgatgtcaacacaatcAATTCTACAGCCACTCGTCATCTAGATGAAAAATTGAATGGCGGTGAAATATGGGACGCTCAGATAGATTATCACGGCCGAGAAAATATGCTGGAAGTTCTTGCTTCCTGTAGATGCAAGCACAAAGGACCATGGAAATCGTCACATAAAATAGATTTGACACGCTATCTTCCTGAAGATATTGTGGTGGGATTTTCCGCTGCAGCAAGCATTTCAAGCGAGGTTTACCGACTGCTTTCTTGGAACTTCACCAGCACTATTTCTAGAAGGGAAAGGGAGTTCTCATGGAAAGTAACTGTGGCAATCGATTTTATTACCAGTTTGGTCATAACTAGTTTGATCTCTTTTATCATCTATTATAAGAAACGATGCAGACCAACATCTGACAGCATGGAAGACCAACCAGAGTCAGATATGGAGGCAGATATAGACATGGCGTTGGACCATATTCCCCGTAAATTTACTTACGAGGAGCTCAGCGCGGGCCCTAATTCGCAGGAGATGAGAGTGTTTCGAGCTCTGCAGCATCTTCTTCCACTCTGGCGTCCGCATCAACAAACTCAAGTATTACCAAATAATAGAAAG GCTGGATCTGAGCTTTGA